One Thermofilum pendens Hrk 5 DNA segment encodes these proteins:
- a CDS encoding MoaD/ThiS family protein: MGVEEYVSVEVDVFGREVRKVEVPRGSTLRDLVTTLGLRVSEVVVTVDGEVVAEDEPVKPGTRVKLHSVVSGG; encoded by the coding sequence ATGGGCGTCGAGGAGTACGTGTCCGTCGAGGTAGACGTGTTCGGCAGGGAGGTGAGGAAGGTGGAGGTTCCCAGGGGCTCGACTCTCCGGGACCTCGTCACTACGCTCGGGCTTAGGGTCAGCGAGGTGGTCGTAACCGTCGACGGGGAGGTTGTAGCCGAGGACGAGCCGGTGAAGCCTGGGACGCGCGTGAAACTTCACTCGGTGGTATCGGGCGGTTAG
- a CDS encoding ABC transporter ATP-binding protein, whose translation MAKGVSLQVVDVWKTYRDRGRTEALRGVTLEVERGELFSILGPSGCGKTTLLRIIAGLSAPDRGKVFFDGVDVTGLPAYERDIGMVFQDLALFPHLTVYKNVAFSLELAGVPREVAERRVREVLELVHLPFEVFAHRKIQQLSGGQQQRVAIARALARDPRLLLLDEPFSHLDYKVRLELIKELKRLQRETGVTTVYVTHDQNEAMMLSDRLALMKDGVVLQVGRPDEVYRKPANAFVASFLGESNLVRLRAVGGVAEFRGARLDLSLLSEEYKGYTGEVTLFVRPEHVSLHPPPHGRYIEVEAVVVDRVFLGPLTKVVLDGLGDAAFEALFPSRDASGLEERAPVKVYIDLSETRVFSEE comes from the coding sequence ATGGCGAAGGGCGTTAGCCTCCAAGTAGTGGACGTATGGAAGACGTACAGGGATCGAGGGCGCACAGAGGCTCTTAGAGGGGTGACCCTCGAGGTAGAGAGGGGGGAACTCTTCAGCATTCTCGGCCCCTCCGGTTGCGGGAAGACAACCCTTCTGAGGATTATCGCGGGGCTCTCTGCGCCGGACCGCGGGAAGGTGTTCTTCGACGGAGTAGACGTGACTGGGCTCCCCGCCTACGAGAGGGATATCGGCATGGTGTTCCAGGACTTGGCGCTCTTTCCGCACCTGACAGTTTACAAGAACGTTGCGTTCAGCCTGGAGCTCGCCGGCGTGCCGCGGGAGGTTGCGGAGCGCCGCGTGCGCGAAGTCCTGGAGCTAGTTCACCTGCCCTTCGAGGTGTTCGCGCACAGGAAGATCCAGCAACTCAGCGGAGGGCAGCAACAGAGGGTCGCTATCGCGAGGGCGCTTGCCCGCGACCCGCGCCTACTGCTCCTCGACGAGCCATTCAGCCACCTCGACTACAAGGTTAGGCTGGAGCTCATAAAGGAGCTGAAGAGACTTCAGCGCGAGACCGGGGTGACCACCGTGTATGTGACCCACGATCAGAACGAGGCTATGATGCTGTCGGACCGCCTGGCGCTCATGAAGGACGGGGTCGTCCTACAGGTTGGGCGCCCCGACGAGGTCTACAGGAAACCGGCGAACGCCTTCGTAGCGTCTTTTCTCGGCGAGTCGAACCTTGTAAGGCTGAGAGCGGTCGGCGGCGTGGCCGAGTTCAGGGGCGCTAGGCTCGATTTGTCGCTACTCTCGGAGGAGTACAAGGGCTACACGGGCGAGGTAACGCTTTTCGTAAGGCCGGAGCACGTGAGCCTACACCCGCCTCCCCACGGCAGGTACATCGAGGTAGAAGCCGTTGTCGTCGATAGGGTCTTCTTGGGCCCCTTGACGAAGGTTGTCCTCGACGGTCTCGGGGACGCGGCGTTCGAAGCTTTATTCCCCAGCAGGGACGCCTCGGGTCTCGAGGAAAGGGCGCCAGTCAAGGTGTACATAGACCTGTCAGAGACGAGGGTGTTCTCCGAGGAGTAA
- a CDS encoding hydroxymethylglutaryl-CoA reductase, degradative — MSSEQRTSRIPEFYKKPIEERLKIVAEFAGLTEEEVALLKNFGNLDRKIADSMIENVIGAMSYPFAVAVNFLINGKDYIVPMVIEEASVVAAASNAARVMRRDGGIKSVATQPIMIGQIQVLGVKDPWYKRMVLLEHKEEILQKANEVDPVLVKFGGGARDLEARVVESPRGPMLIVHLLVDVRDAMGANAVNTMAEKVAPMIERLTGGRVLLRIISNLADRRLVRSWVKVYKEDIGGEEVVDAIVDAWAFAAADPYRAATHNKGIMNGVIAVALATAQDHRAIEAGAHAYAARTGRYMPLSTWEKDQDGNLVGTLEMPMAVGTIGGATKVHPVAKIALKILGVKTATELAEVMGAVGLAQNFAALRALATEGIQKGHMRLHARNLAIMAGATGDLIDRVVEIMVSEGKINFAYAQELVNKLSKEGRA; from the coding sequence ATGAGCTCCGAGCAGAGGACTTCGCGTATACCGGAGTTCTACAAGAAGCCGATAGAGGAAAGGCTGAAGATAGTGGCTGAGTTCGCCGGGCTTACAGAGGAGGAGGTAGCCCTGCTCAAGAACTTCGGCAACCTCGACAGGAAGATAGCGGACTCCATGATAGAGAACGTTATAGGCGCTATGAGCTACCCCTTCGCAGTCGCCGTGAACTTCCTGATAAACGGGAAGGACTACATAGTCCCGATGGTCATAGAGGAGGCGAGCGTCGTCGCGGCTGCGAGTAACGCGGCAAGGGTTATGAGGAGGGATGGCGGAATAAAGTCTGTTGCGACCCAGCCCATAATGATAGGCCAGATACAGGTACTCGGTGTCAAGGATCCGTGGTACAAGCGGATGGTGTTGCTGGAGCACAAGGAGGAGATACTCCAGAAGGCCAACGAGGTTGACCCCGTCCTCGTGAAGTTCGGGGGAGGCGCCAGGGACTTGGAGGCGAGGGTTGTTGAGAGCCCCAGGGGACCGATGCTGATAGTACACCTACTCGTGGATGTTCGCGACGCGATGGGCGCTAACGCCGTAAACACGATGGCAGAGAAGGTTGCCCCGATGATTGAGCGCTTGACAGGTGGGCGCGTACTCCTGAGGATAATCTCGAACCTCGCGGACAGGCGCCTGGTGAGATCCTGGGTGAAGGTGTACAAGGAGGACATAGGCGGCGAGGAGGTCGTCGACGCGATAGTGGACGCCTGGGCATTCGCGGCGGCAGACCCCTACAGGGCGGCTACCCATAACAAGGGCATAATGAACGGGGTAATAGCGGTGGCGCTCGCAACAGCTCAGGATCACAGGGCGATAGAGGCGGGTGCCCATGCCTACGCGGCTAGGACGGGGAGGTACATGCCTCTCTCGACTTGGGAGAAGGACCAGGACGGGAACCTGGTAGGAACGCTCGAAATGCCAATGGCTGTTGGCACGATAGGCGGTGCGACGAAAGTCCACCCGGTGGCGAAGATAGCGCTCAAGATACTCGGCGTGAAGACGGCCACGGAGCTAGCCGAGGTCATGGGGGCCGTGGGGCTCGCGCAGAACTTCGCGGCGCTACGGGCGCTCGCGACGGAGGGGATACAGAAGGGGCACATGAGGCTACACGCCAGGAACCTAGCCATAATGGCGGGGGCAACGGGTGACCTCATAGACAGGGTCGTCGAGATAATGGTGAGCGAGGGTAAGATCAACTTCGCCTACGCCCAAGAGCTCGTCAACAAGCTCTCAAAGGAGGGTCGAGCCTAG
- a CDS encoding ABC transporter permease has translation MRGESLGVRLAALVPVLYVASTFYFPIVLMLFESLRGGGVSVYYQVVTNEDYLAIIAYSGLIAVIVTAVTLLASLPVAYYLAFYVESEEGKSKLLVAFTLPMLVNFLLRAYALMNIFSLLGLANSFQAVVIGMVYEYFPLMLLPVYSTFERVERRLLEAAETLGAKPHQAVLRVLVPVSAPGILSGVTLVFLMAFTEFVVPAMLGGVYGYTVGYLVWDLFLKYRNWAAGSALALIITAASLLAVYAYMRWGAELEA, from the coding sequence ATGCGGGGCGAAAGCCTAGGCGTGCGTCTAGCGGCCCTTGTTCCCGTCCTTTACGTGGCTTCCACGTTCTACTTCCCCATAGTGCTCATGCTCTTCGAGAGCCTTAGGGGCGGGGGCGTCTCCGTCTACTACCAGGTCGTCACGAACGAGGACTACCTGGCCATAATCGCCTACTCGGGGCTGATAGCAGTCATCGTTACCGCGGTCACTCTGCTCGCATCCCTCCCGGTAGCGTACTACCTCGCCTTCTACGTTGAAAGCGAGGAGGGCAAGAGTAAGTTGCTCGTCGCGTTCACTCTTCCCATGCTGGTCAATTTCCTGCTACGCGCCTACGCCTTGATGAACATTTTCTCGCTTTTAGGGTTGGCGAACAGCTTCCAGGCGGTGGTTATAGGCATGGTCTACGAGTACTTCCCCCTTATGCTGCTACCGGTGTACTCGACGTTCGAGAGGGTCGAGAGGAGGCTCCTCGAAGCCGCGGAGACTCTGGGCGCGAAGCCCCACCAGGCTGTGCTCAGGGTGCTCGTACCGGTCTCGGCGCCCGGGATACTCTCTGGAGTTACGCTCGTGTTCCTCATGGCGTTCACCGAGTTCGTGGTGCCAGCGATGCTTGGAGGAGTCTACGGCTACACAGTCGGGTACCTTGTGTGGGACTTGTTCCTGAAGTACAGGAACTGGGCCGCGGGCAGCGCGCTAGCCCTGATCATAACCGCGGCGTCCTTGCTGGCGGTATACGCGTACATGAGGTGGGGTGCGGAACTTGAAGCTTAA
- a CDS encoding ABC transporter permease produces the protein MKLKRVLQLYTALLLAFLYAPLAFIVVQSFNAAKYPGAWRGFTLEWYFELARDSEILQAAANGLAVAVLSATLSTVLGGVAAYYFSKRGSSGAADSFFYAPIVIPEIVESVSLLMLYYSAGVELGFWTVLVGHTAYNVSYAYVALKPQFKVTSRSVEDAAYTLGARPFDVFVRVYFPMALPGIVASLLITFAMSFDDFVKTAFTTGPGFKTLPLVIWARAARGRATTELNALASLMILVSLAASYVYSRQVLLAKKERFTGGS, from the coding sequence TTGAAGCTTAAAAGAGTCCTCCAGCTCTACACGGCGCTTCTGCTGGCCTTCCTGTACGCGCCGCTAGCCTTCATAGTAGTCCAGTCCTTTAACGCGGCAAAGTACCCCGGCGCTTGGCGCGGGTTCACCTTGGAGTGGTACTTCGAGCTAGCCCGCGACTCGGAGATCCTGCAGGCAGCGGCTAACGGCCTAGCGGTCGCTGTCCTCTCGGCTACCCTCTCGACAGTCCTAGGGGGCGTCGCCGCGTACTACTTCTCGAAGAGAGGCTCCTCGGGCGCGGCGGACAGCTTCTTCTACGCTCCGATAGTGATCCCGGAGATCGTGGAAAGCGTCTCGCTACTCATGCTCTACTATTCTGCGGGAGTAGAGCTAGGTTTTTGGACTGTGCTGGTAGGGCACACGGCCTACAACGTCTCCTACGCTTACGTGGCCTTAAAGCCGCAGTTCAAGGTTACCTCGAGGAGCGTCGAGGACGCCGCGTACACCTTGGGGGCCAGGCCGTTCGACGTCTTCGTCCGAGTATACTTCCCAATGGCACTCCCGGGCATCGTTGCCTCGCTACTGATAACCTTCGCGATGAGCTTCGACGACTTCGTTAAAACAGCCTTTACAACGGGGCCCGGCTTCAAAACACTACCACTCGTGATATGGGCGAGGGCGGCCCGGGGAAGGGCTACGACAGAGCTAAACGCTCTGGCCTCACTCATGATACTCGTATCGCTCGCGGCCAGCTACGTCTATTCGAGGCAGGTCCTCCTCGCTAAAAAGGAGAGATTTACCGGGGGCTCGTAA
- a CDS encoding TIGR00269 family protein, translating into MAKCYVCGRRASVYVSYLGDYLCSEHFAEYFERRFLEAVRFYKLVERGERVAVAVSGGKDSLTTLYLFSRFAGELGVEVFGVAVDEGIAGYREYKLEALRSLAGRLGVEIIVGSFKEYFGFTLDEAVKALREKGFKVKPCSVCGVLRRYVMNHAAREAGADKLATGHNLDDEVQVFVMNALKNHVEGILREGIVSERAEEGDLVPRIKPLYFIPEKEVLAYTLIRNIYTPFVECPYIVYALRHPIRHWVNEVEDSSPGFKYRVLAVKELARKTARKPSRKPSRCAVCGEPSSRPLCKTCLYRAYLDERYRRVVEEKVGKLRFSTYGLE; encoded by the coding sequence TTGGCCAAGTGCTACGTGTGCGGGCGCAGGGCGTCTGTGTACGTTTCCTACCTGGGGGACTACCTCTGTAGCGAGCACTTCGCGGAGTACTTCGAGAGGCGCTTCCTGGAGGCCGTCAGGTTCTACAAGCTCGTCGAGAGGGGCGAGAGAGTAGCCGTTGCTGTTAGCGGGGGTAAGGATAGCCTGACCACTCTCTACCTCTTCTCCAGGTTCGCCGGGGAGCTCGGCGTGGAGGTCTTCGGGGTGGCGGTAGACGAGGGTATAGCGGGCTACAGGGAGTACAAGCTCGAGGCGTTGAGGAGCCTTGCCGGCAGGCTGGGCGTCGAGATAATCGTAGGGTCGTTCAAAGAGTACTTCGGCTTCACGCTGGACGAGGCGGTGAAGGCTCTGAGGGAGAAGGGGTTCAAGGTAAAGCCGTGCAGTGTCTGCGGCGTTTTGAGGAGGTACGTGATGAACCACGCCGCCCGGGAGGCAGGCGCGGACAAGCTCGCAACGGGGCATAACCTGGACGACGAGGTACAGGTCTTCGTGATGAACGCCTTAAAGAACCACGTCGAGGGGATACTGAGGGAGGGTATCGTCTCTGAGAGAGCGGAAGAGGGGGACCTCGTCCCCCGCATAAAGCCGCTCTACTTCATACCGGAGAAGGAGGTGCTTGCCTACACGCTGATAAGGAACATCTACACGCCGTTCGTGGAGTGCCCCTACATAGTCTACGCGCTCAGGCACCCGATAAGGCACTGGGTAAACGAAGTCGAGGACTCCTCTCCCGGCTTCAAGTACAGGGTCCTAGCGGTAAAGGAGCTCGCGAGGAAAACGGCTAGGAAGCCCTCCCGAAAGCCCTCGAGGTGCGCGGTCTGCGGGGAACCCTCCTCCAGGCCTCTCTGCAAGACGTGCCTCTACAGGGCCTACTTAGACGAGAGATACCGGAGAGTGGTTGAGGAGAAAGTTGGGAAGCTACGCTTCTCGACGTACGGCCTCGAATAG
- a CDS encoding CPBP family glutamic-type intramembrane protease: protein MEGLWVAVYVGYVALVNVYPEAAYLELLACSFFLLRGNSALTGSRLDGRAAVFLLVAPVAFQPLLYVRSVTLPSPLSLLFAVLASFSEEYFFRGFLLGVAGNPLQAYLFALSHLALSDPVYLVNSALLVPHYFLLGLVAGLLAERWGLLSSILFHAAYNACSIFLYVEYSLQALLLLVLLDAALLVATFLLTTCKKSILTARVLPF, encoded by the coding sequence ATGGAGGGGCTCTGGGTAGCCGTCTACGTTGGGTACGTGGCACTGGTGAACGTTTACCCTGAGGCAGCCTACCTAGAGCTACTGGCCTGCAGCTTCTTCCTTTTACGCGGCAACTCCGCGCTTACGGGTAGCAGGCTGGACGGCAGGGCGGCGGTTTTCCTGCTGGTAGCCCCCGTGGCGTTCCAGCCGCTCCTATACGTGCGTAGCGTTACCCTCCCGTCTCCGCTCTCACTCCTCTTCGCTGTTCTGGCGTCGTTCTCCGAGGAGTACTTCTTCCGCGGCTTCCTGTTAGGCGTAGCAGGAAACCCCCTCCAGGCGTACCTCTTTGCCCTCTCCCACCTAGCCCTCTCAGATCCCGTTTACCTCGTGAACTCCGCACTGCTCGTACCTCACTACTTCCTCTTAGGGCTCGTCGCAGGCCTGCTCGCAGAGAGGTGGGGGTTGCTAAGCTCTATACTCTTCCACGCGGCTTACAACGCCTGCTCCATCTTCCTGTACGTGGAGTACTCCCTCCAAGCCTTGCTACTCCTCGTACTCCTAGACGCCGCGTTGCTCGTTGCGACTTTCCTCCTAACGACTTGTAAAAAATCGATTTTAACGGCAAGAGTTTTACCTTTCTAG
- a CDS encoding metallophosphoesterase — MARTSVLEVPRLRLRRGLEVVGYGLYVEELGSLLVADLHVGYEGALAEQGVFVPPLQAREMKEALAAMIGESGAERVIILGDVKHEFGDVTRQEWRETIDLLEYLKRGLGVRVDVVRGNHDNYLVVVLKRLEIPFHDPYLLEGDWLFIHGHKPFPVEGFREDVRFVAMGHEHPALALRDSLGVKVKLKALLEGSYTGKQVYVLPALSPLMPGTEVNVERSFLSPLLRETGVDEYKAYGVDLEAGIFDFGEVKYLRNVSEQ, encoded by the coding sequence GTGGCTCGCACGAGCGTCTTGGAGGTTCCCCGCCTCCGGCTACGCAGGGGGCTGGAAGTTGTAGGCTATGGTCTCTACGTAGAGGAGCTGGGGAGCCTCCTTGTCGCGGATCTCCACGTGGGCTACGAGGGGGCGCTGGCGGAGCAGGGGGTGTTCGTTCCGCCTCTCCAGGCGAGGGAGATGAAGGAGGCCTTAGCCGCCATGATTGGCGAGAGCGGCGCCGAGAGGGTGATAATACTGGGGGACGTGAAGCACGAGTTCGGCGACGTTACGCGGCAGGAGTGGCGCGAGACTATAGACCTCCTCGAGTACTTGAAGAGGGGGCTCGGTGTGAGGGTGGACGTTGTGAGGGGGAACCACGACAACTACCTCGTCGTCGTCTTGAAGAGGCTCGAGATACCGTTTCACGACCCCTACCTGCTGGAGGGTGATTGGCTGTTCATCCACGGGCATAAGCCCTTCCCGGTCGAGGGGTTCAGGGAGGACGTACGGTTCGTGGCGATGGGGCACGAGCACCCCGCCCTCGCCCTGCGGGACAGCCTGGGTGTAAAGGTGAAGCTGAAGGCTCTCCTGGAGGGGTCCTACACAGGAAAGCAGGTGTACGTGCTACCCGCCCTCAGCCCCCTCATGCCGGGAACAGAGGTGAACGTTGAGAGATCCTTCCTCTCTCCCCTCCTCAGGGAGACGGGCGTAGACGAATACAAAGCATACGGGGTCGACCTTGAAGCCGGGATATTCGACTTCGGAGAAGTGAAGTACCTGAGAAACGTCTCAGAACAGTGA
- a CDS encoding XTP/dITP diphosphatase, with protein MRVYVVTGNVHKVAELSLALKPFGVELEPLRAEKLEVQSESLEKIALVAAEHLPPLDKPAIVEDAGLFVKALNGFPGPYSSYAYKTIGCRGLLKLMEGVSDREAVFRSVIALRMPDGSIHLFKGEAAGVITEEERGTGGFGFDPVFRPRGSEKTFAEMTTEEKNLYSHRAKAARNLAEWLVRRAKGI; from the coding sequence ATGCGTGTATACGTGGTAACCGGGAATGTGCACAAGGTAGCGGAGCTCTCCCTAGCGCTTAAGCCCTTCGGCGTCGAGCTGGAGCCCCTCCGCGCAGAGAAGCTCGAAGTACAGTCCGAGAGCCTCGAGAAGATAGCCCTCGTAGCGGCGGAGCACCTGCCGCCCCTCGACAAGCCGGCCATAGTCGAGGACGCGGGGCTCTTCGTGAAGGCTCTCAACGGCTTCCCCGGCCCCTATAGTAGCTACGCCTACAAGACGATAGGCTGCAGGGGGTTGCTGAAGCTCATGGAGGGCGTCTCCGACAGGGAGGCAGTCTTCAGGTCCGTCATAGCCCTCAGAATGCCGGACGGCTCGATACACCTCTTTAAAGGCGAGGCGGCGGGCGTGATAACAGAGGAGGAGAGGGGCACTGGGGGCTTCGGCTTCGACCCCGTGTTCCGGCCGCGCGGCTCCGAGAAGACATTCGCCGAGATGACGACCGAGGAGAAAAACCTGTACTCGCACAGGGCTAAAGCCGCGAGAAACCTGGCCGAGTGGCTAGTGAGGCGCGCTAAGGGTATTTGA
- a CDS encoding SagB/ThcOx family dehydrogenase: protein MWVKEKPSFRPRPLLREALWCLANGQPLRPGEGDGDALRRMLFHVQGCREGRFRTVPSAGATYPLEVYVSSRGEVFRLERGLYRYVPCGGGLSRVGGDAGFEGFVLTAFPGRTTTYYGERGYRYVRMELGHALQNLFLSIYSHGLAGSVELVDYEFRAGSAEYVLARVAVSRPAGYCAGFALEKGLPLDDVVAARRSVRNYARASLGLEALDSIMKWSMGEVVEGARPYPKLGGGYAVEGYVVATSVKGVEKGLYRFNSSELELELVRVGEFAEKLWRAALMQGSVRKAPAVVVLTGRGPLAEVEVGAVGQNIYLNAVHEGLGTVAIGAFEDEEVSSILEVEDPLYLMPVGKPA, encoded by the coding sequence ATGTGGGTCAAGGAGAAACCCTCGTTTAGACCTCGCCCTCTACTCAGGGAGGCTTTGTGGTGCCTAGCGAACGGGCAACCTTTAAGGCCCGGGGAGGGCGACGGGGATGCTTTGAGGAGGATGCTTTTCCACGTTCAGGGGTGCCGCGAGGGCAGGTTTAGGACTGTCCCCTCGGCTGGCGCCACTTACCCCTTGGAGGTCTACGTGTCGTCTAGGGGGGAGGTCTTCCGGCTGGAGAGAGGGCTCTACAGGTATGTTCCCTGCGGGGGCGGTTTGTCGAGGGTTGGGGGTGACGCCGGCTTCGAGGGCTTCGTCTTGACGGCTTTCCCGGGCCGCACGACGACGTACTACGGCGAGAGGGGGTACAGGTACGTCCGCATGGAGCTCGGGCACGCCCTTCAGAACCTCTTCCTCTCTATCTACAGCCACGGCTTGGCTGGCTCGGTGGAGCTCGTGGACTACGAGTTCAGGGCTGGGTCCGCCGAGTACGTGCTCGCTAGGGTAGCTGTTTCCAGGCCTGCGGGCTACTGCGCCGGCTTCGCCTTGGAGAAGGGGCTCCCCCTTGACGACGTCGTAGCTGCGAGGCGTAGCGTGAGGAACTACGCGAGGGCGTCGCTGGGCCTCGAGGCGCTGGACTCCATAATGAAGTGGTCCATGGGGGAGGTCGTCGAGGGAGCGCGTCCTTACCCCAAGCTGGGGGGCGGCTACGCGGTCGAGGGCTACGTGGTTGCTACGAGCGTGAAGGGGGTTGAGAAGGGGTTGTACCGCTTCAACTCCTCCGAGCTCGAGCTAGAGCTAGTCCGGGTCGGCGAGTTCGCGGAGAAGCTGTGGAGGGCGGCGCTCATGCAGGGCTCCGTGAGGAAGGCGCCGGCCGTCGTGGTGCTGACGGGTAGGGGGCCGCTCGCCGAGGTAGAGGTCGGCGCGGTTGGGCAGAACATTTACCTAAACGCGGTCCACGAGGGGCTTGGCACCGTGGCTATAGGGGCGTTCGAGGACGAGGAGGTTAGCAGTATACTCGAAGTCGAGGACCCGCTCTACCTGATGCCCGTTGGCAAGCCGGCTTAA
- a CDS encoding YhbY family RNA-binding protein: MSSSVFQRKDVPVVNVGKKGLDEGVIEEINNILESRGIVKVKLLKNFRETYGLSPEEVAVIISQRLGAEILGVRGFVIAFRKRRAA; this comes from the coding sequence ATGTCGTCGAGTGTTTTCCAGAGGAAGGATGTCCCGGTCGTAAACGTCGGGAAGAAGGGTCTCGACGAGGGGGTCATCGAGGAGATAAACAACATACTCGAGTCAAGAGGTATAGTCAAGGTCAAGTTGCTAAAGAACTTCAGAGAGACTTACGGGCTATCGCCAGAGGAGGTTGCAGTCATAATATCGCAGAGGCTCGGAGCGGAAATCCTGGGGGTCAGGGGCTTCGTCATAGCATTCAGGAAACGCAGAGCCGCTTAG